The genomic region GGTGGTGTGGCGCAAGGACCGTCGCAAGATCTGCGACTGATCCGCGACTGATCCGCGACTGATCCCGGGCAACCGGTGCGGCCACTCGTCCCACGGGACGGGTGGCCGCACCCGTTCCGCCGAGCTACCAGCTGAGACGGTACTGAACCGGGCCGAAAACCGGCCCGTACGCCCTGTCGTGATGAAACGTGCTGGCTTGGTCCTGGTCTCATCGACTCTTCTGGGCATCCTCGCGGGAGGTGTCGGCTCCACCGCCGCGCCGACCCCGGACGTCCTGGGCGAATCCGCCGCGAAGGTCGCGCCCGCGGTGCAGGTTCCGCCCGGTCACCGGCTCGTCGAGAAGCTGTACGCGAAGGGCGTGCAGACCTACGCGTGCACAGCCGGGGCCTGGAAGGGTCTCGAACCCGCCGCCACCCTGGCCGACCGGCTCGGCAGGGCGGTCGGGCTGCACTCGCGCGGCCCGATCTGGGTCTCCAGCCTCGACGGCAGCGCGGTCGAAGCAGCTCCGGTCGACGGCGCCCGCAACGAGGTCGCGGGAGCCGTTCCCGAGCTGCTGCTGAAGGCCAAGTCCACCAGGGGCGCCGGGGTCTTCGCCGGCGTCAGCTACGTGCAGCGCCTCCACACCAAGGGCGGCGTCGCACCCGCCGGTGGCTGCACCGAGGGTGCCCAGACCTCCGTCCGCTACGAGGCCCTCTACACCTTCTCCGTGCCCGCCCTCTGAACGAGCGCCACCACCGCTGCCACGACCATCGTGATGCCGACGACCCAGAGGCCGGTCTTCTGGGTTCCGGTGACGTCGCGCAGCCATCCGGTGACATAAGGCGCGGCGAACCCGCTCACGTTGCCCAGTGAGTTGATCAACGCGATCCCGCCCGCCGCCGCCGTCCCGCCCAGGAAGCTCGTGGGAAGCGCCCAGAACGTGGGCAGGGCGGCGCAGACACCGATGGCGCACACGCTCACCGCGACCATCGCGGCGACCGGGTGCTCGAGGTAGAGCGCGACCGGGATGGCGGCACCACCCATCAGCATCGGCGCGGCGACGTGCCACTTCCGTTCGCCGGTGCGGTCGCCGTGCCTGGCCCACAGGACCATGGCGACCGCACCCAGGACGTACGGGACGGCGTTGATCAGCCCGCGCTCGACGATCCCGGCCTCCGGCGCCAGCCCCTTGATGATCGTCGGCAGGAAGAACCCGAGCGTGTACAGCCCGTACACGATCCCGAAGTACACGAAGCTCAACGCGAGGACCCGCGGGTGCGTCAGGGCCTTGCGCAACGGCCAGTGCTCCTCCGCCGGCTGCTCGACGGCCTCCTGCGGCTTGTCCGGCAGCCAGAACCACGTCACGAACGCGAGCGCGATCGCCGGCAGCCCCTCGACCAGGAACATCGTGCGCCAGTCGGTCCACTGGATCAGCAGGCTGCTGACCGTGGCCCCGAGCGCCGTCGAGATCGGCACCGCGACCATGAACATCGCGACGACCTTCGCCCTGTCCTTCTGCGGGTACCAGTACGTCAGGTACAGGATGATCCCGGGGAAGAACCCGGCCTCCGCCACACCCAGCAGGAACCGCAGGACGATCAGCACGGTCCCGTTCGGCACGAACGCCATCGCGCTCGCCACGATCCCCCAGCTGATCATGATCCGGGCGATCCACTTCCGCGCGCCGAACCGGTGCAGCGCCAGGTTGCTCGGCACTTCGAGCAGCAGGTAGCCGATGAAGAACACACCGGACGCCAGCCCGAACGCCGTCGCGGTGAGCTGGAGCTCCTCGGACATGCCGTTGGGCCCGGCGAACCCGATGTTGACCCGGTCCAGGTAGTTGATGAAGTACAGCAGGCACAGGTACGGCAGGATCAACTTCTTCGGCACTACAGTTCTCCCATGACTGATCGTCCGGTCGCCCTGGTCACCGGGGCCTCCAGCGGAATCGGCTCGGCCATCGCCCGCAGTCTGGCGCCAACCCACGACCTGCTGCTGGGCGGCCGCGACGAAACCTCCCTCTCCGTGCTCGCCGCCGAGCTCCCCGGCGCCCAGGCCTGGCCGTTCGACCTCACGAACACCGCCTCCGCCGACCTGGGCGCCCTCTCCCGCCTCGACGTGCTGGTCCACAGCGCCGGCGTCGCCCACCTCGGCCCGCTCGCCGAGGCCACCGACGCCGACTGGCGCACGACGTTCGAGGTCAACGTCTTCGCGGTCGCCTCACTGACCCAGCTGCTGCTCCCCCAGCTCCGCGCCGCGCGGGGCCAGGTGGTCCTGATCAACTCCGGCGCCGGCCTGCGCGCCAACCCCGGCTGGGGCGTCTACGCGGCCTCGAAGTTCGCCCTGCGCGCCTACGCCGACGCCCTGCGCGCCGACGAGCCGTCGTTGCGCGTGACCTCGGTGTTCCCCGGCCGCACCGACACCCCGATGCAGCACGAGGTACGACGCCAGGAGGGCGGTTCCTACGACGCCACCCAGTACCTGGACCCGGCCTCGGTGGGCCGCGCGGTGGCGTCCGCCGTGCTGGCCACGCCGGACGCCCACATCACCGAGCTCGTCGTCCGTCCACAGCCGAGGTGAAGTTGTCCACAGGCTTGTCAACAAGCTGTGGTTAGAGGTTGACGCTCCGGAGTCGGCGCGCCACCGCGGTGACCCCGGCCTGCGCCTCCTGCCGGTCCACCCGCGTCGACTCCCCACCCGCGACGACCTGGTCACCCGCGACCCACACGTCGGTGACCCGGCGCGACCCCGCGGCCCACACGAGGTTCGCCAGCAGCTGCTCGTCCGGCGCGTCCAGCCCGGTCGAGAACGCCGGGTCGTCGGCGTCGATGTGCACGACGTCGGCCCACCGGCCGGCTTCCAGCGCACCGATGTCGTCGCGGCCCAGCGCCGAGGCGCCGCCGCGGGTCGCCATCAGCAACGCCTGCGCGGCGCCGAGTGCCGTGGCGTCCATGGCGGAGACGCGGGCGAAGAGGGCGGCGAGCCTGGCCGCACCGAGCAGGTCGAGGTCGTCGCTGGAGGCGGGGCCGTCGGTGCCGAGGCCGACGTTCACGCCGGCGTCCAGCAGGTCGCGGACCCTGGCGATGCCCGAGGCGAGCTTCGCGTTCGAGGCGGGGCAGTGGGCCACGCCGACGCCGAACGACGCGTACAGCGCGATGTCGTCGTCCGAGAGATGCACGGAGTGCGCGGACAGCACCCGGCCGCCGAGCACGTCGGAGGCCTTCATCAGGGCCGGCACCGAGCCGAACTCGGCCCGTGCGGCCTCGTCCTCGAACGGCGACTCGGCGACGTGGACCATGAACAGCGCGCCGCGTTCGCGTGCCTCGGCGGCGATCGAGGTCAGCTGGGCCGCCGAGAGCGTGTAGGCGGAGTGCGGGCCGTAGGCGAGCTCGACGCGGTCGCCGGGGCCGAAGCGCAGGCCGTCCGCGTCGATCCACGCCGAGATCTCGTCGGTCAGGGCCTTCCAGTCCATGCCGGGCACGTCGAGGATCGCGCCGCCGAACACCACGCGTGAGCCGGCCTGCAGCACGGACGACACCAGCTCAGGGCCGTGGAAGTACATCTCGGCCGAGGTGGTGACGCCGTGCCGCAGCATCTCCACGGCGCCCAGCAGCATGCCGGTGCCGATGTCGGCAGGCGTCATCTGCGCCTCGTTCGGCCACATGTGCTCCTGCAGCCAGCGCAGCAGCGGCAGGTCGGAGCCGAGACCGCGCAGCACGGTCATGGGGCTGTGCGCGTGCGTGTTCACCAGGCCGGGCAGCAGGATGCCGGACAGCTTGCGCACTTCGCCGTCGAACGCCGGTGCGGAGGAGAGCTCGCCGACGTGGGTGATGCGGCCGTCGACGACGTCCACGACCGCGTCGCGCAGGACGGAGCAGGTCGGGTCGCAGGGCAGGACCACCGGGGCGTGCAGGCGCAGTGACATGCGGAGAATCCTGCCATTGTGATGGCGGTCACAAAGATGCATAGGTCTGCAATTCGTGGGAACTCTGTCCCCGTCGGGCGCGGGCCGACCCCCAGGGTCCGCTCCCGGCACTAAAACTTCTCCCCATCCAGGGGGCCCGTCGCGTCACACGCGGCGGGCCTTTTGTGCATCACGGGCAACCACGTGCTCAACCACGGCGTCACCTGATCATGTCGAAGAAGCCGTGCACGTCCAGTGGAGACCTCCGGCGCGCGCAGAAGCCCGCCACCCCCAGACCGCCGACGCGGCGCTGAGTTGGCATGATCACACCGCACGGGTACGGGCGTGATCATGCGGAGGCAGTAGTGGCCGACATCGACCCTCAGAACGACGACCAGCAGCTCAACGACGTCGAGATGACGCAGGAGTTCGACGTCATCCGCGACGACCGGTGAGCTAGGCGATCGGCAGCTCGGCGCGGACCGTCCACCCAGTCGGTTCGCGTCGGCCTGCCCGGAACGTGCCGCCGAGCAGCTCCGCCCGCTCGCGCATGCCGACCAGGCCGTAACCCCCTGATCCGCCAACGGGAACGCCGGACGCCACCCCGTCGTCGGTGATCTCCAGCCGCAGCACACCGTCCTGTGAGGACAGTGAAACGTCCACGGCGGACACTGCGGACGCGTGCTTCCGGATGTTCGTCAGCGACTCCTGCACCAGCCGCAGCACCGAGCGTGCGAGCTCCTGCGGCACCGCGTCGGCCAGCTCGACCGACAACCGCACCGGCAGCCCCGACTCGTCCACCAGCGAGCGCACGTCGTCGAGCAACGACGAGGACGCCGCCGGACTGCCGGACTCGCCGTCCCGCAACGTTCCCACCAGCCGCCGCATCGCGGTCAGCGCCTCGTTGCCGGACGCCGCGATCGACGGCAGCACGTCGAACTCGCGGTTGAGCTGTCCCGCCTGCGCGTGCACCACGATCGCCGTCACGTAGTGCGCCACCACGTCGTGCAGCTCGCGCGCCAACGCCATCCGTTCGGCGTTCTGGGCCGCCGCGACGGAGGCGGCGAGCTGGGACGAGCGTTCGTTGTCGCGGGCCCGGAAGTACAGACCGGTGCCGATCGCCAGCACGAGCATGATGGTCGCGCCGAAGAGGTATGACGTCCAATCGGGACGCCACTGCTGGTACTCGGTGGCCGACACGACCGGCCAGCCCAGGACCTCCGCGGTCACCATCGCCGCGATGACCAGCAGCGTGCCCGCCCCCGCGCGCCCGTACGTGCTTTCCCGCACGAGGATCGCGATGGTCGCCATCGCCGCACCGGTGATCGAGATGGTGGCACCGCTGACGAAGAAGTGCGGCTCGAACCCCACCCCGAGGAACCGCAGGTGCAGCGCGGCGCACACGACCGCGAACGCGAGTGCCAGCGCGGCGTCGAACGGCCGGCGCGGGGCCAGCACCGCGATCGCGCAGATGACCAGCACACCGGGGACCTGCCACCAGCCGGGCGAGGTGGTGATCGACCCCAGCTCGGCGATCGTGATCCCCGCGAGCGAGAGCGCCAGCGGCCACTGGCGTTTGGCGAGCAACCGCCAGTTCAGTTCCGTGCCCTCCACCCGGTACACGGTAAAGCCGGAGGGCTGATCCCGCGTCCGACCGGGGTCTGGCCGGGCATCAGCCATAAGGCTGACTGGGCGACCTGCGGAAATACCCTCACGGCGGATGCCGGATCACGCCTCGGTCACGGACTCTGGAGGAACGATAGCCGGGGAATGGAGAACGCCATGTTGTCAGTCGTGTTCACGTGGGCCGCCGCTGTGGTCGGCCTGTTGGTCCTTGCGCTCATGGCCCTGTCGGGCGTGCTGATCGACTCCAAGCACTAGCTCCCGCACCGGGGACCGGCGTGTGGTGGGGAAGTCAGACGCTGGTCAGCGTGTGTTGTTGACGCAGCAGCTCGGCCAGCCTGCTGGTCGGCTGCGGACGCGTCTCGTCCACCGCGGTGGTGAAGCGCGCCGGAGCACCGGTCCGTGCGCGCGCCGCGGCGGCGGGGTCCAGCCGGAACGCGGGTCGTGCCGCGGACGGGCGCTGGCGGGACCGCAGCCAGGCGAGCCGGTGCAGCGCCTCGGCGTGGTGGTCCGTGATGGTGACGGACGCCTTGTCGAACGAGTGCAGCACTGCCGCGTTCAGGTGAACGGTCGCGAGGTCCCGCCACAGCGTGCGTTCGGACGAGGTGTCCAGGCCCAGCGCCTCGGCGACCTCGCGGGCCACGCCGTAGGCACCTTCCTCGGCCAGTGACCGCGTGCCGATCTCGGCACCGACGAACCACGAGTTGAACGGCGCCGCCGGGTAGTGCACGCCGCCGATCG from Lentzea guizhouensis harbors:
- a CDS encoding DUF3455 domain-containing protein, with the protein product MKRAGLVLVSSTLLGILAGGVGSTAAPTPDVLGESAAKVAPAVQVPPGHRLVEKLYAKGVQTYACTAGAWKGLEPAATLADRLGRAVGLHSRGPIWVSSLDGSAVEAAPVDGARNEVAGAVPELLLKAKSTRGAGVFAGVSYVQRLHTKGGVAPAGGCTEGAQTSVRYEALYTFSVPAL
- a CDS encoding MFS transporter; amino-acid sequence: MPKKLILPYLCLLYFINYLDRVNIGFAGPNGMSEELQLTATAFGLASGVFFIGYLLLEVPSNLALHRFGARKWIARIMISWGIVASAMAFVPNGTVLIVLRFLLGVAEAGFFPGIILYLTYWYPQKDRAKVVAMFMVAVPISTALGATVSSLLIQWTDWRTMFLVEGLPAIALAFVTWFWLPDKPQEAVEQPAEEHWPLRKALTHPRVLALSFVYFGIVYGLYTLGFFLPTIIKGLAPEAGIVERGLINAVPYVLGAVAMVLWARHGDRTGERKWHVAAPMLMGGAAIPVALYLEHPVAAMVAVSVCAIGVCAALPTFWALPTSFLGGTAAAGGIALINSLGNVSGFAAPYVTGWLRDVTGTQKTGLWVVGITMVVAAVVALVQRAGTEKV
- a CDS encoding SDR family oxidoreductase; its protein translation is MTDRPVALVTGASSGIGSAIARSLAPTHDLLLGGRDETSLSVLAAELPGAQAWPFDLTNTASADLGALSRLDVLVHSAGVAHLGPLAEATDADWRTTFEVNVFAVASLTQLLLPQLRAARGQVVLINSGAGLRANPGWGVYAASKFALRAYADALRADEPSLRVTSVFPGRTDTPMQHEVRRQEGGSYDATQYLDPASVGRAVASAVLATPDAHITELVVRPQPR
- a CDS encoding amidohydrolase family protein, yielding MSLRLHAPVVLPCDPTCSVLRDAVVDVVDGRITHVGELSSAPAFDGEVRKLSGILLPGLVNTHAHSPMTVLRGLGSDLPLLRWLQEHMWPNEAQMTPADIGTGMLLGAVEMLRHGVTTSAEMYFHGPELVSSVLQAGSRVVFGGAILDVPGMDWKALTDEISAWIDADGLRFGPGDRVELAYGPHSAYTLSAAQLTSIAAEARERGALFMVHVAESPFEDEAARAEFGSVPALMKASDVLGGRVLSAHSVHLSDDDIALYASFGVGVAHCPASNAKLASGIARVRDLLDAGVNVGLGTDGPASSDDLDLLGAARLAALFARVSAMDATALGAAQALLMATRGGASALGRDDIGALEAGRWADVVHIDADDPAFSTGLDAPDEQLLANLVWAAGSRRVTDVWVAGDQVVAGGESTRVDRQEAQAGVTAVARRLRSVNL
- a CDS encoding sensor histidine kinase, translating into MEGTELNWRLLAKRQWPLALSLAGITIAELGSITTSPGWWQVPGVLVICAIAVLAPRRPFDAALALAFAVVCAALHLRFLGVGFEPHFFVSGATISITGAAMATIAILVRESTYGRAGAGTLLVIAAMVTAEVLGWPVVSATEYQQWRPDWTSYLFGATIMLVLAIGTGLYFRARDNERSSQLAASVAAAQNAERMALARELHDVVAHYVTAIVVHAQAGQLNREFDVLPSIAASGNEALTAMRRLVGTLRDGESGSPAASSSLLDDVRSLVDESGLPVRLSVELADAVPQELARSVLRLVQESLTNIRKHASAVSAVDVSLSSQDGVLRLEITDDGVASGVPVGGSGGYGLVGMRERAELLGGTFRAGRREPTGWTVRAELPIA